The following coding sequences lie in one Frigoribacterium sp. SL97 genomic window:
- the argB gene encoding acetylglutamate kinase, translating into MGVHTSTGATAADEQELAAVKASTLIESLPWLKRFSGKVVVVKFGGNAMVDDALKQAFAEDMVYLRYAGLHPVVVHGGGPQISAALDAAGIESEFRGGYRYTSTEAISVVRDVLAGEVNREIVDLINEHGDLARGVSGEGSTLFEGRKRGVVVDGETFDLGHVGDVTHVDPSSVLAEIEAGRIPVVSSIATNTIDPEHALNVNADAAAGALAIALGAAKLVVLTDVAGLYADWPNRDSLVEAITVSALTDMLPTLESGMIPKMRACLDSVVGGVGGATIIDGRIPHSILLEVFTQRGSGTEVVPDDRAASTGAPVVTSFGTPAGEIVTTGGTAPGGPAVSGTDTKGQS; encoded by the coding sequence ATGGGCGTCCACACGAGCACCGGTGCGACGGCGGCCGACGAGCAAGAGCTCGCGGCGGTCAAGGCCTCGACCCTGATCGAGTCCCTGCCCTGGCTGAAGCGCTTCTCGGGCAAGGTCGTCGTCGTCAAGTTCGGCGGCAACGCCATGGTCGACGACGCCCTCAAGCAGGCGTTCGCCGAGGACATGGTCTACCTGCGGTACGCCGGGTTGCACCCGGTGGTCGTCCACGGCGGGGGGCCACAGATCTCCGCCGCCCTCGACGCCGCCGGCATCGAGAGCGAGTTCCGGGGCGGCTACCGCTACACGTCGACCGAGGCGATCTCGGTCGTGCGCGACGTCCTGGCCGGCGAGGTCAACCGCGAGATCGTCGACCTGATCAACGAGCACGGCGACCTGGCCCGCGGTGTCTCCGGCGAGGGCTCGACCTTGTTCGAGGGTCGCAAGCGCGGTGTGGTGGTCGACGGCGAGACCTTCGACCTGGGACACGTGGGCGACGTGACACACGTCGACCCGTCGTCGGTGCTGGCCGAGATCGAGGCGGGGCGCATTCCCGTGGTGTCGTCGATCGCGACGAACACGATCGACCCGGAACACGCCCTCAACGTCAACGCCGATGCGGCGGCGGGGGCCCTGGCCATCGCCCTCGGTGCGGCCAAGCTCGTCGTCCTGACCGACGTCGCCGGGCTCTACGCCGACTGGCCGAACCGCGACTCGCTCGTCGAGGCCATCACGGTGTCGGCCCTCACCGACATGCTCCCGACCCTCGAGTCGGGCATGATCCCCAAGATGCGCGCCTGCCTCGACTCGGTCGTCGGTGGCGTCGGAGGAGCGACCATCATCGACGGTCGCATCCCGCACTCGATCCTCCTCGAGGTGTTCACCCAACGCGGGTCGGGCACCGAGGTGGTTCCCGACGACCGGGCGGCGTCGACCGGCGCCCCCGTCGTCACCTCGTTCGGCACCCCCGCCGGCGAGATCGTCACCACCGGGGGCACCGCTCCGGGTGGCCCTGCCGTGAGCGGCACCGACACGAAAGGACAGTCGTGA
- the pheS gene encoding phenylalanine--tRNA ligase subunit alpha — translation MSDSVPLSEDAVASAVDAALAAIATAATVAELKTARAQHVGEASVLARLNAGLRDLPNDQKAAAGKLVGQARGRVGQAVATREAELAVIEESARLEAEAVDVTALPSRRRAGARHPLTLLQERMADLFVGMGWEVNEGPELEHEWFNFDALNFDADHPARAMQDTFFVDPVDRHLVLRTHTSPVQIRTLLSKELPVYNVALGRVFRTDELDATHTPVFTQLEGIAVDEGLTMAHLRGTLEHLARSMFGAEAQIRLRPNYFPFTEPSAEMDVWQPNAKGGARWVEWGGCGMVNPNVLRAAGIDPERYQGFAFGMGIERTLQFRNDLNDMRDMVEGDVRFSEQFGMVV, via the coding sequence GTGTCAGACTCCGTCCCCCTCTCCGAAGACGCCGTCGCGTCGGCGGTCGACGCCGCCCTCGCGGCGATCGCCACGGCGGCCACCGTCGCCGAGCTCAAGACCGCCCGTGCCCAGCACGTCGGCGAGGCCTCGGTGCTGGCCCGCCTGAACGCCGGTCTGCGCGATCTGCCGAACGACCAGAAGGCGGCGGCGGGCAAGCTCGTCGGTCAGGCCCGGGGCCGGGTCGGTCAGGCCGTCGCCACGCGCGAGGCCGAGCTGGCCGTGATCGAGGAGTCCGCGCGGCTCGAGGCCGAGGCCGTCGACGTCACGGCTCTGCCGTCGCGCCGTCGCGCCGGGGCCCGCCATCCCCTGACCTTGCTGCAAGAGCGCATGGCCGACCTGTTCGTCGGCATGGGGTGGGAGGTCAACGAGGGCCCCGAACTCGAGCACGAGTGGTTCAACTTCGACGCCCTGAACTTCGACGCCGACCACCCGGCCCGGGCCATGCAGGACACGTTCTTCGTCGACCCCGTCGACCGTCACCTGGTGTTGCGCACGCATACGTCGCCGGTGCAGATCCGCACGCTCCTCTCGAAAGAGCTGCCGGTCTACAACGTCGCGCTGGGCCGGGTGTTCCGCACCGACGAGCTCGATGCGACGCACACGCCCGTCTTCACCCAGCTCGAGGGCATCGCCGTCGACGAGGGCCTCACCATGGCGCACCTGCGCGGAACCCTCGAGCATCTCGCCCGCTCGATGTTCGGCGCCGAGGCGCAGATCCGGCTGCGCCCCAACTACTTCCCCTTCACCGAGCCCAGCGCCGAGATGGACGTCTGGCAGCCGAACGCCAAGGGCGGCGCACGGTGGGTCGAGTGGGGCGGTTGCGGGATGGTCAACCCGAACGTGCTGCGGGCGGCCGGCATCGACCCCGAGCGCTACCAGGGTTTCGCCTTCGGCATGGGCATCGAGCGCACCCTCCAGTTCCGCAACGACCTCAACGACATGCGCGACATGGTCGAGGGTGACGTCAGGTTCAGCGAGCAGTTCGGGATGGTGGTCTGA
- the pheT gene encoding phenylalanine--tRNA ligase subunit beta, with the protein MRVPLSWLGEFVELPGDVSLESVHAALVSVGFEEEDVHVGDVTGPLVVGQVLEFTPEPQKNGKTINWCQVAVGPNASTEPDDVRGIVCGAHNFVVGDKVVVSLPGAVLPGPFPIAARKTYGHVSDGMIASSRELGLGDEHDGILVLSSLGLDPEVGTDAIELLGLDEAAVEINVTPDRGYAFSIRGVAREYSHATGATFRDPASLVSPTPSSGFPVVVDDQAPVRDRVGVQTFTTKVVRGIDATRPTPPWLASRLRLAGVRSISLPVDVTNYVMFELGQPIHGYDLDKVSGGLSVRRAAPGERLETLDGQVRDLHAEDLVIADESGAVGLAGVMGGASTEIGASTTDVLVEAATFDPTSIARTARRHKLPSEASKRFERGVDPQVAEAAAQRVVDLLVELAGGTSDALGSRWDASTPPDTITLPVDRAARLMGVDYTDDEVSGALTAIGASVERAGDDWLVTPPTWRSDLVDSASLVEEVARITGYDRIPSVLPVAPAGRGLSREQQLRRQVSNGLAAAGSTEVAAYPFVSSAQNLAFGSADGTGLPAVRLANPLDSAAPELRRSLVPGLLEVARRNLGRGLVDLSVFEVGTVFLPDEGVVYGSDEVPFGAARPDDATLGALADALPLQPRHLGLLTVGTVVDRAPGQSAVPASLADVLDAVRVAASAVAAEVTFRQARHVSLHPGRTAEVLVGDEVVGIAGELLPSVAAELDLPRVVAVAELDLDRLIDLAVAEPATSALSSYPAATQDLSLVVGVDVPAGDVLATVREGAGPLLETVRLVDDYRGAGLPDASKSLTFALRFRAGDRTLTAAEASEAKSGSVRLAGERFGAALRD; encoded by the coding sequence ATGCGGGTTCCGCTGAGTTGGCTCGGTGAGTTCGTCGAGCTGCCGGGCGATGTGTCGCTCGAGAGCGTCCACGCCGCCCTCGTGTCGGTCGGGTTCGAAGAAGAAGACGTCCACGTCGGCGACGTGACCGGGCCCCTCGTGGTCGGTCAGGTGCTCGAGTTCACGCCCGAGCCGCAGAAGAACGGCAAGACGATCAACTGGTGCCAGGTCGCCGTGGGCCCGAACGCCTCGACCGAGCCCGATGACGTCCGCGGCATCGTCTGCGGTGCCCACAACTTCGTCGTCGGCGACAAGGTCGTCGTGTCGTTGCCCGGTGCGGTGCTGCCCGGGCCGTTCCCGATCGCCGCCCGCAAGACCTACGGGCACGTCTCCGACGGCATGATCGCCTCGTCCCGCGAGCTCGGCCTCGGCGACGAGCACGACGGCATCCTCGTCCTCTCGTCGCTCGGCCTCGATCCCGAGGTCGGCACGGACGCGATCGAGCTGCTCGGCCTCGACGAGGCCGCGGTCGAGATCAACGTGACGCCCGACCGGGGCTACGCCTTCAGCATCCGGGGGGTGGCCCGCGAGTACTCGCACGCCACCGGGGCGACCTTCCGCGACCCCGCGTCGCTCGTCTCTCCGACCCCGTCGTCCGGCTTCCCGGTCGTCGTGGACGACCAGGCCCCCGTGCGCGACCGGGTCGGCGTGCAGACCTTCACCACCAAGGTGGTCCGCGGCATCGACGCGACCCGTCCGACCCCTCCGTGGCTCGCGTCGCGCTTGCGACTGGCGGGGGTCCGCAGCATCTCGCTGCCGGTCGACGTCACGAACTACGTCATGTTCGAGCTCGGCCAGCCGATCCACGGCTACGACCTCGACAAGGTCAGTGGTGGCCTCTCGGTCCGCCGGGCCGCACCGGGCGAGCGCCTCGAGACCCTCGACGGCCAGGTGCGCGACCTGCACGCCGAGGACCTCGTGATCGCCGACGAGTCGGGTGCCGTCGGCCTGGCCGGCGTCATGGGCGGCGCCTCGACCGAGATCGGCGCCAGCACGACCGACGTCCTCGTCGAGGCCGCGACCTTCGACCCCACGTCGATCGCCCGCACCGCCCGCCGCCACAAGCTGCCGAGCGAGGCGTCCAAGCGCTTCGAGCGCGGTGTCGACCCGCAGGTGGCCGAGGCAGCCGCCCAGCGCGTGGTCGACCTGCTCGTCGAGCTCGCCGGCGGCACGTCCGACGCGCTCGGGTCACGGTGGGACGCCTCCACCCCTCCCGACACGATCACCCTGCCGGTCGATCGAGCCGCCCGCCTCATGGGCGTCGACTACACGGACGACGAGGTCTCCGGTGCCCTCACGGCCATCGGGGCGAGCGTCGAGCGAGCTGGTGACGACTGGCTCGTGACCCCGCCGACCTGGCGCAGCGACCTGGTCGACTCCGCGTCGCTCGTCGAAGAAGTCGCTCGCATCACGGGTTACGACCGCATCCCCTCCGTCCTGCCCGTCGCCCCGGCCGGTCGTGGGTTGTCGCGCGAGCAGCAGCTGCGTCGGCAGGTGTCGAACGGGCTCGCCGCGGCCGGCTCGACCGAGGTCGCCGCGTACCCGTTCGTCTCCTCGGCCCAGAACCTCGCCTTCGGCTCGGCCGACGGCACCGGGCTGCCCGCCGTCCGACTCGCCAACCCCCTCGACTCGGCAGCGCCCGAACTCCGTCGGTCACTGGTGCCGGGGCTGCTCGAGGTCGCCCGTCGCAACCTCGGTCGCGGTCTCGTCGACCTCTCGGTGTTCGAGGTGGGCACGGTCTTCCTGCCTGACGAGGGCGTCGTCTACGGCAGCGACGAGGTCCCCTTCGGGGCCGCCCGCCCCGACGACGCCACGCTGGGCGCCCTTGCCGACGCCCTGCCGCTCCAGCCGCGACACCTCGGCCTCCTGACGGTCGGCACGGTCGTCGATCGCGCCCCCGGGCAATCCGCCGTCCCGGCGTCCCTCGCCGACGTGCTCGACGCCGTGCGCGTCGCGGCGTCGGCCGTGGCCGCCGAGGTCACCTTCCGACAGGCCCGGCACGTCTCGCTGCACCCGGGCCGCACGGCCGAGGTGCTCGTCGGCGACGAGGTCGTGGGCATCGCGGGCGAGCTGCTGCCCAGCGTGGCTGCCGAGCTCGACCTGCCTCGGGTGGTCGCCGTGGCCGAGCTCGACCTCGACCGCCTCATCGACCTCGCCGTCGCCGAGCCGGCCACCTCGGCCCTCTCGTCCTACCCCGCGGCGACCCAAGACCTCTCCCTCGTGGTGGGCGTCGACGTCCCCGCGGGCGACGTGCTCGCGACCGTGCGCGAGGGTGCGGGCCCCCTGCTCGAGACGGTCCGGCTGGTCGACGACTACCGAGGTGCCGGGTTGCCCGACGCGTCGAAGTCGCTCACCTTCGCCCTGCGCTTCCGGGCCGGAGACCGCACCCTCACCGCGGCCGAGGCCTCCGAGGCCAAGTCCGGCTCCGTCCGCCTGGCCGGCGAGCGATTCGGGGCGGCGCTCCGCGACTGA
- a CDS encoding glutamate ABC transporter substrate-binding protein produces MRLSKGFVAVAAAAAVVLGLSACTDSSAPAVDVETPADFAEGSTMARLADAGEITIGTKFDQPLFGLANPDGVPEGFDAEIGKLVAAKLGIEADKITWVETVSANREPFIQNGQVDLVIATYTINDDRKKVVSFAGPYYTAGQDLLVLDGNPEGIESADDLAGKKVCTVSGSTSEKNVAEYTTDILATDTYSNCLEPLRTGAVSAVTTDNVILAGLADQNEGEFEVVGETFTEEPYGIGLALDDTDFRMFVNDTLQDAEDDGTWDELWEKTAGKVLDTPTPPTIDRY; encoded by the coding sequence ATGCGACTCAGCAAGGGATTCGTCGCCGTAGCCGCAGCAGCCGCCGTGGTCCTCGGCCTCTCGGCCTGCACCGACTCGTCGGCCCCGGCCGTCGACGTCGAGACGCCGGCCGACTTCGCCGAAGGCAGCACCATGGCCCGCCTCGCCGACGCCGGTGAGATCACCATCGGCACCAAGTTCGACCAGCCGCTGTTCGGCCTGGCCAACCCCGACGGCGTGCCCGAGGGCTTCGACGCCGAGATCGGCAAGCTCGTCGCCGCGAAGCTCGGCATCGAAGCCGACAAGATCACGTGGGTCGAGACCGTCTCGGCCAACCGCGAGCCGTTCATCCAGAACGGCCAGGTCGACCTCGTCATCGCGACCTACACGATCAACGACGATCGCAAGAAGGTCGTCTCGTTCGCCGGCCCGTACTACACGGCCGGTCAAGACCTGCTGGTGCTCGACGGCAACCCCGAGGGGATCGAGTCCGCCGACGACCTGGCCGGCAAGAAGGTCTGCACCGTCAGCGGCTCGACCAGCGAGAAGAACGTGGCCGAGTACACCACCGACATCCTCGCCACCGACACGTACTCGAACTGCCTCGAGCCCCTCCGCACCGGTGCGGTGTCGGCCGTGACGACCGACAACGTCATCCTGGCCGGCCTCGCCGACCAGAACGAGGGCGAGTTCGAGGTCGTGGGGGAGACCTTCACCGAGGAGCCCTACGGCATCGGTCTGGCCCTCGACGACACCGACTTCCGCATGTTCGTCAACGACACGCTCCAGGACGCCGAGGACGACGGCACCTGGGACGAGCTGTGGGAGAAGACCGCGGGCAAGGTGCTCGACACCCCGACGCCCCCCACGATCGACCGCTACTGA
- a CDS encoding acetylornithine transaminase: MIQTQGGTWQRRFGDSMMRSLSTPKVMLDRGEGCQVWDVDGKRYLDFLAGIAVNALGHAHPVLVEALTEQASKLIHVSNYFATAPQVELAERLTRISGAGERGRVYFGNSGAEANEAAVKLARLNRGDGSRTRILALQNSFHGRTMGSLALTGKPALREPFEPMMPGVEHIDTTVEALEAALDGTVAALFVEPIKGEAGVVDLPEGYLERARELTTKHGALLILDEIQTGIGRTGSWFAFQQHDIVPDAITVAKGIAGGVPIGALITFGDTSDLFEAGQHGSTFGGNPLATAAANAVLGEIESSQLVLNAIVRGDQLRAAVESIGSPLVREIRGNGLLIGLGLAQPVAAQVAADALEAGLIVNAPNDSSIRLAPPLIVGDDEIAEFTQIMTTVLKGLE, encoded by the coding sequence ATGATCCAGACCCAAGGCGGTACCTGGCAGCGCCGATTCGGCGACTCGATGATGCGTTCGCTGTCCACTCCGAAGGTGATGCTCGACCGCGGCGAGGGCTGCCAGGTCTGGGACGTCGACGGCAAGCGTTACCTCGACTTCCTGGCGGGCATCGCCGTGAACGCCCTCGGACACGCCCACCCGGTGCTCGTCGAGGCGCTCACCGAGCAGGCGAGCAAGCTGATCCACGTCTCCAACTACTTCGCGACGGCCCCGCAGGTCGAGCTCGCCGAACGGCTGACCCGCATCAGCGGTGCCGGCGAGCGTGGGCGCGTCTACTTCGGCAACAGCGGAGCCGAAGCCAACGAGGCCGCGGTCAAACTGGCCCGCCTCAACCGCGGTGACGGCTCGCGCACCCGCATCCTCGCCCTGCAGAACTCGTTCCACGGGCGCACCATGGGCTCGCTCGCGCTGACCGGCAAGCCGGCGCTGCGCGAACCGTTCGAGCCGATGATGCCCGGGGTCGAGCACATCGACACGACCGTCGAGGCACTCGAAGCGGCCCTCGACGGTACGGTGGCCGCCCTGTTCGTCGAGCCGATCAAGGGCGAGGCCGGCGTCGTCGACCTGCCCGAGGGCTACCTCGAGCGTGCCCGCGAACTCACCACGAAGCACGGGGCCCTGCTGATCCTCGACGAGATCCAGACCGGCATCGGCCGGACCGGCTCGTGGTTCGCCTTCCAGCAGCACGACATCGTCCCTGACGCCATCACCGTCGCCAAGGGCATCGCCGGGGGAGTCCCCATCGGTGCGCTCATCACCTTCGGCGACACGTCCGACCTGTTCGAGGCCGGTCAGCACGGCAGCACCTTCGGCGGCAACCCGCTCGCGACCGCCGCGGCCAACGCCGTGCTCGGCGAGATCGAGTCGAGCCAGCTCGTGCTCAACGCGATCGTCCGGGGCGACCAGCTCCGCGCGGCCGTCGAGTCGATCGGTTCGCCGCTCGTCCGCGAGATCCGCGGCAACGGCCTCCTGATCGGCCTGGGGCTGGCGCAGCCCGTCGCGGCCCAGGTCGCCGCCGACGCCCTCGAGGCCGGCCTCATCGTCAACGCCCCCAACGACTCGAGCATCCGTCTCGCGCCTCCCCTGATCGTCGGTGACGACGAGATCGCCGAGTTCACCCAGATCATGACCACCGTCCTGAAAGGCCTCGAATGA
- the argC gene encoding N-acetyl-gamma-glutamyl-phosphate reductase: MPFSVAVAGASGYAGGELLRLLAEHPDFEVQTVTAFQNAGQPLLAVQPHLRSLAHLTLVDTTPEALSGHDVVFLALPHGKSGAITAQLPDDTLVVDCGADHRLTDESAWQSFYGGEFYGAWSYGLPELVLGDTPGRQRDVLVGAKRIAVPGCNVTAVTLGLAPGVQAGVVETADIVTVLAVGPSGAGKALKTHLLASELMGSASAYGVGGSHRHIPEIQQNLRVAGATEVNVSFTPVLVPMARGILATTTARLAPGVTAHDVRSAWQQAYANEPFVHLLPDGEFPRTADTIGANTALIGLAVDEAADRVVVVTALDNLVKGTAGAAVQSANIALGLAETTGLGQNGVAP, translated from the coding sequence ATGCCTTTCTCCGTTGCCGTGGCCGGCGCGAGTGGTTACGCCGGTGGTGAGCTCCTGCGCTTGCTGGCCGAGCATCCCGACTTCGAGGTGCAGACCGTCACCGCGTTCCAGAACGCCGGTCAGCCACTCCTCGCGGTCCAGCCGCACCTGCGCTCGTTGGCGCACCTGACCCTGGTCGACACGACCCCCGAAGCCCTCTCGGGGCACGACGTCGTGTTCCTCGCCCTGCCCCACGGCAAGTCGGGGGCGATCACCGCCCAGTTGCCCGACGACACGCTCGTCGTCGACTGTGGTGCCGACCACCGGTTGACCGACGAGTCCGCCTGGCAGTCGTTCTACGGTGGCGAGTTCTACGGAGCCTGGTCGTACGGCCTGCCCGAACTCGTCCTCGGTGACACCCCGGGTCGCCAGCGCGACGTCCTGGTCGGGGCCAAGCGCATCGCGGTGCCCGGCTGCAACGTCACCGCGGTGACCCTGGGGCTGGCCCCCGGCGTCCAGGCGGGCGTCGTCGAGACCGCCGACATCGTGACCGTGCTGGCCGTCGGTCCGTCCGGGGCGGGCAAGGCGCTCAAGACCCACCTGTTGGCCAGCGAGTTGATGGGGTCGGCGTCGGCCTACGGGGTGGGCGGCAGCCACCGGCACATCCCCGAGATCCAGCAGAACCTCCGGGTGGCCGGCGCGACGGAGGTGAACGTCTCGTTCACCCCGGTGCTCGTGCCGATGGCGCGGGGCATCCTCGCCACGACGACGGCGCGTCTCGCCCCGGGCGTCACCGCCCACGACGTGCGATCCGCCTGGCAGCAGGCCTACGCGAACGAGCCCTTCGTGCACCTGCTGCCGGACGGCGAGTTCCCGCGGACGGCCGACACGATCGGTGCCAACACCGCCCTGATCGGACTCGCCGTCGATGAGGCCGCCGACCGCGTCGTCGTGGTCACCGCCCTCGACAACCTCGTGAAGGGCACGGCCGGTGCCGCCGTCCAGTCCGCCAACATCGCGCTCGGCCTGGCCGAGACCACCGGCCTCGGCCAGAACGGAGTCGCCCCGTGA
- a CDS encoding amino acid ABC transporter permease: protein MSTSVLYDAPGPRARRTSRIISVVGVVLVLALVAYLVYLLGRPRISANGAESPGVLDASRWDILGDLALWRAIGRGWLATIQAAAVASVLAVVIGVLFSFLRTARSAWVRVPTTVLLEFFRGMPVLLMMLFILLVFSTGAFWAVVAALAVYNGALIGEALRAGIASLPRGQREAGLAIGLTPIRTRFAIEFPQAFRQMLPIILAQLVVLLKDTSLGYIVGYVELTRSGLTRLGTYYGSTYTFTLFAVVLVVYLATNLLLSWVVRVVDRRTGRRAVVAKRPGTPKDPGMFGRGGRYESDHVSGRAT from the coding sequence ATGAGCACCTCCGTCCTCTACGACGCCCCGGGGCCGAGGGCCCGCCGCACCTCGCGGATCATCTCGGTGGTCGGCGTCGTGCTCGTCCTGGCCCTGGTCGCCTACCTCGTCTACCTCCTCGGCCGCCCCCGCATCAGCGCGAACGGTGCCGAGAGTCCCGGCGTGCTCGACGCGTCGCGGTGGGACATCCTCGGTGACCTCGCGCTCTGGCGGGCGATCGGTCGGGGCTGGTTGGCGACCATCCAGGCTGCGGCCGTCGCGTCGGTCCTCGCGGTGGTCATCGGCGTCCTCTTCTCGTTCCTCCGGACGGCGCGGTCCGCCTGGGTGCGCGTTCCCACGACGGTGCTGCTCGAGTTCTTCCGCGGCATGCCCGTCCTGCTGATGATGCTGTTCATCCTGTTGGTCTTCTCGACCGGCGCCTTCTGGGCCGTGGTCGCGGCGCTGGCGGTCTACAACGGGGCGCTCATCGGCGAGGCGCTGCGCGCGGGCATCGCCTCGCTGCCGAGGGGACAACGCGAGGCCGGCCTCGCGATCGGGCTCACCCCGATCCGTACGCGCTTCGCCATCGAGTTCCCGCAGGCCTTCCGTCAGATGCTGCCGATCATCCTGGCCCAGCTCGTCGTCCTGTTGAAGGACACCTCGCTCGGCTACATCGTCGGCTACGTCGAACTGACCCGGAGCGGTCTCACGCGTCTGGGCACCTATTACGGCAGCACGTACACGTTCACCCTCTTCGCGGTCGTCCTCGTCGTCTACCTCGCCACGAACCTCCTGCTCTCGTGGGTCGTCCGCGTCGTCGACCGACGGACGGGGCGGCGTGCGGTCGTCGCCAAGCGCCCGGGCACGCCGAAGGACCCGGGCATGTTCGGACGCGGTGGTCGCTACGAGTCCGACCACGTGTCGGGCCGCGCGACCTGA
- a CDS encoding amino acid ABC transporter permease, whose product MDVIPGFDAVTDNWPRFWDGFVTTLQLLVLSGLGALVIGFFVAALRISPVASFRTFATVYTEALRNIPLTLVLFFCAFVLPYLGVDFGTYFPLAVIGLTAYTSPFVAEAIRSGINGVPVGQAEAARSIGLGFGQTLGHVILPQAMRMVVPPLINVFIALTKNTSVAGGFFVAELFAAGRYIANDRGDAVITTLLAVASFYLLVTITLGRLAAVVEKKVAVLR is encoded by the coding sequence TTGGACGTCATCCCCGGCTTCGACGCCGTGACCGACAACTGGCCCCGCTTCTGGGACGGCTTCGTCACGACGCTCCAGCTGCTCGTTCTGTCGGGCCTCGGGGCCCTCGTGATCGGTTTCTTCGTCGCGGCTCTGCGCATCTCGCCCGTGGCGTCCTTCCGCACGTTCGCGACGGTCTACACCGAGGCGCTGCGCAACATCCCGCTCACGCTCGTGCTCTTCTTCTGCGCCTTCGTCCTGCCGTACCTCGGAGTCGACTTCGGCACGTACTTCCCGTTGGCCGTCATCGGCTTGACGGCGTACACCTCGCCGTTCGTCGCGGAGGCCATCCGGTCGGGCATCAACGGCGTCCCCGTCGGGCAGGCCGAGGCGGCCCGCAGCATCGGCCTCGGCTTCGGCCAGACGCTCGGCCACGTGATCCTCCCGCAGGCCATGCGCATGGTCGTGCCCCCACTGATCAACGTCTTCATCGCCCTCACCAAGAACACCTCGGTGGCCGGTGGTTTCTTCGTGGCCGAACTCTTCGCCGCGGGGCGCTACATCGCGAACGATCGTGGTGACGCCGTCATCACGACGCTGCTCGCCGTGGCGTCCTTCTACCTGCTCGTCACCATCACGCTCGGCCGTCTCGCCGCCGTGGTCGAGAAGAAGGTCGCAGTCCTCCGATGA
- the argJ gene encoding bifunctional glutamate N-acetyltransferase/amino-acid acetyltransferase ArgJ, which yields MSVTAAAGFEASGVVAGLKSSGAPDVALVVNRGRSTAAAAVFTSNRAKANPVLWSQQVIADGRVDAVVLNSGGANCFTGAFGFQTTHSTAETVAAALGVSATDVLVCSTGLIGVGDQTFRDKVLSGSTAAADALSVDGGLDAATAIMTTDTKPKQAVVSGDGWVVGGMAKGAGMLAPGLATMLVVLTTDADVDASGLDSALREATRVTFDRLDSDGCMSTNDTVVLLASAESGVAPPAGDFAAAVTALCADLAEQLQADAEGASHDIRIEIVGAASDDDAVEVGRSIARNNLFKAAVFGNDPNWGRVLAAIGTTSAEFDPYDVDVTINGVRVCHAGAPDRPSDDVDLTPRAVHVLVDLKTGPVEATILTNDLTHDYVHENSAYSS from the coding sequence GTGAGCGTCACCGCAGCAGCCGGTTTCGAGGCCTCCGGCGTCGTCGCCGGCCTCAAGAGCTCGGGCGCGCCGGACGTCGCCCTGGTCGTCAATCGAGGTCGCAGCACGGCTGCAGCGGCCGTCTTCACCAGCAACAGGGCCAAGGCGAACCCCGTCCTGTGGTCCCAGCAGGTCATAGCCGACGGTCGCGTCGACGCCGTCGTCCTCAATTCCGGAGGCGCGAACTGCTTCACGGGAGCCTTCGGCTTCCAGACGACGCACTCCACGGCCGAGACCGTGGCCGCCGCCCTCGGAGTGTCGGCGACGGACGTCCTCGTCTGCTCGACGGGCCTCATCGGCGTCGGCGACCAGACCTTCCGCGACAAGGTGCTGAGCGGCTCCACGGCCGCGGCCGACGCCCTGTCGGTCGACGGCGGCCTCGATGCCGCCACGGCCATCATGACGACCGACACCAAGCCCAAGCAGGCCGTCGTCTCGGGTGACGGCTGGGTCGTCGGCGGAATGGCCAAGGGTGCGGGCATGCTCGCCCCCGGACTCGCCACGATGCTCGTCGTGCTCACGACGGACGCCGACGTCGACGCGTCCGGTCTCGATTCCGCACTCCGCGAGGCGACCCGGGTCACCTTCGACCGTCTCGACTCGGACGGCTGCATGTCGACGAACGACACCGTCGTGTTGTTGGCCAGCGCCGAGTCCGGTGTCGCGCCTCCTGCCGGCGACTTCGCGGCGGCGGTCACGGCGCTCTGTGCCGACCTCGCCGAGCAGTTGCAGGCCGACGCCGAGGGTGCCTCGCACGACATCCGCATCGAGATCGTGGGGGCGGCATCCGACGACGACGCCGTCGAGGTGGGCCGTTCGATCGCTCGCAACAACCTCTTCAAGGCAGCCGTCTTCGGCAACGACCCCAACTGGGGCCGCGTGCTCGCCGCCATCGGCACCACGTCGGCCGAGTTCGACCCCTACGACGTCGACGTGACCATCAACGGCGTCCGCGTCTGCCACGCCGGGGCACCCGATCGGCCGAGCGACGACGTCGACCTGACGCCGCGAGCGGTCCACGTGCTCGTCGACCTGAAGACGGGGCCGGTCGAGGCGACCATCCTGACGAACGATCTCACGCACGACTACGTGCACGAGAACAGCGCGTACTCCAGCTGA